A single genomic interval of Perca fluviatilis chromosome 19, GENO_Pfluv_1.0, whole genome shotgun sequence harbors:
- the ntpcr gene encoding cancer-related nucleoside-triphosphatase, whose amino-acid sequence MFKHVFLTGPPGVGKTTLVQKACEALASSGVGVEGFYTEEVREGGRRVGFDVVTVAGERGHLSRIRDVAGSSHGRREYTVGQYVVDLPSFENLALPLFRHVGSADGGSRKVFIIDEIGKMELFSQSFIRAVRQTLDSSSCTILGTIPIPKGKPLGLVEEVRSSRDVKVFTVSKENRNAILQDILATLQSCLKRTS is encoded by the exons ATGTTCAAACACGTTTTTCTGACGGGACCTCCAG GTGTGGGGAAAACCACTCTGGTCCAGAAAGCCTGTGAGGCTTTAGCGTCCTCCGGAGTGGGAGTTGAAGGGTTTTACACCGAGGAGGTCAGGGAGGGAGGCCGGAGAGTCGGCTTTGATGTAGTCACTGTGGCAGGAGAGAGGGGCCACCTGTCCAGAATCAG AGATGTTGCCGGTTCATCTCATGGCAGACGGGAATACACAGTTGGGCAGTATGTGGTTGACTTGCCTTCGTTTGAAAACCTGGCTCTCCCCCTCTTCAGACAT GTAGGGTCAGCAGATGGGGGCAGCAGGAAGGTGTTCATCATTGATGAGATTGGCAAAATGGAGCTGTTCAGCCAGTCGTTCATCAGGGCAGTGAGACAGACTTTAGATAGCTCCTCTTGCACCATCCTGGGCACCATCCCCATTCCCAAGGGTAAACCTCTAGGTCTCGTGGAAGAGGTGCGGAGCAGCAGAGATGTCAAGGTCTTCACT GTGTCTAAGGAAAACAGAAATGCCATTCTACAAGACATTTTAGCAACACTACAAAGTTGTCTTAAACGTACAAGCTAA
- the map10 gene encoding microtubule-associated protein 10 codes for MSGRQNSDHLDTLFSFELLVESIRIDKDSQLSDELALGVRLLDFPTLLIYQPQQGSGGITQQDQHGKDQQGEQYAFNRGKSCFFKMNLNSLHAHLSNTPLYAMVLDVKEEMPKLVGTSLVSLAKVVDRIRQDVTERGVSAPSSHGQRGVVDVCDLTGQKTGSISLSYKLLSLGASLLPHVTERRGLESTSVHRGQRVRQHLTESRPLDCGSVCSPAPDEPGVSRNIPNNKSSNENTLVNEDQQDNGVCVAAQTDRKPRSQMPQTLRERENNVEEDSAIFCPPHLFYNNCAEEKSKTKGGECKLLNLVSEAFTFEDTEEETGENTTEGTGSPALDQSARHDVNTSRNQETSGGTQNVLGESLRQLPLLNALLVELAQLNGQNPHQPLSVHPNLSWIYRPASTEPSAGNLNTPREAQTKSLKKTRQGTSPHLKHLHPPRYCSTPVVRPASVKVNDKQEEALIERKRSSKAPRKKLVYGTTKTFNLRLKQISPLKVKRHECMDLIQDETRSRMAKGKVMSSDEIAKSSKRKSVLNQRSSLNENVETMMQSVTVGSALQETIRKQRTPHGKIHGERDRDSPRISDRASLSERDLKCIRIPGVAGDTVSQNKDEKEHHSESCQGKSHCEPDRHRENMESSGSSGRSSPKSSFPDSSGEEKEEADYADDFNSLEPSDAYSCSPDPVSSPEPFRAKTPRSPVWPESRNSEGLQKRAALPVPIKAPSSPQRALRGTHIIRPRTHASALSVSSDDSDRDAGSASSQTVRSRKQMAESSRVERSTESVMSSRGQRSGSTKSSGSVRGFSAESISCFEPQEVEELEDELGSLDFKKEYQHISELVANKLPGYTM; via the coding sequence ATGTCAGGACGACAAAATAGCGATCATTTGGACACTCTGTTTTCATTCGAGCTTCTGGTGGAATCTATCCGAATCGATAAAGACAGTCAACTTTCCGACGAGCTGGCTCTAGGAGTACGACTGCTGGATTTCCCGACGCTGCTCATTTATCAGCCTCAACAGGGCAGTGGTGGCATTACACAACAAGATCAGCATGGGAAGGATCAGCAGGGAGAACAATACGCCTTCAACAGGGGGaagtcttgtttcttcaaaatgaACCTGAACTCACTGCATGCCCATCTGTCTAACACCCCTCTCTATGCTATGGTGTTGGATGTGAAAGAAGAGATGCCCAAATTAGTTGGTACCTCACTCGTCTCACTGGCGAAAGTGGTGGACAGAATCAGGCAGGATGTGACTGAACGTGGCGTTTCTGCTCCCTCGTCCCATGGCCAGAGGGGTGTTGTTGATGTATGCGACCTCACGGGGCAGAAAACTGGATCGATTTCCCTGAGTTACAAACTGCTCAGTCTGGGAGCTAGTTTACTGCCACATGTGACAGAAAGGAGGGGTCTTGAAAGCACCAGTGTACACCGAGGACAACGTGTACGACAACACCTCACAGAATCACGGCCCCTTGACTGTGGGAGTGTCTGTTCACCCGCACCGGACGAGCCTGGTGTTAGCAGAAACATTCCAAACAACAAATCATCGAATGAGAACACCTTGGTGAATGAGGATCAACAGGACAACGGTGTTTGTGTTGCTGCGCAGACTGACCGCAAGCCAAGAAGCCAAATGCCTCAGACACTCCGAGAAAGGGAAAACAATGTTGAAGAAGATTCAGCTATATTTTGCCCGCCACATCTCTTCTACAATAATTGTGCAGAGGAAAAAAGCAAAACTAAAGGCGGGGAATGCAAATTACTGAATCTAGTCTCGGAGGCTTTTACGTTCGAAGACACAGAGGAAGAGACAGGTGAAAATACAACTGAAGGTACGGGTTCTCCAGCGCTGGACCAGAGCGCTAGACATGATGTAAATACGTCAAGGAACCAAGAAACAAGTGGGGGGACTCAAAATGTCCTCGGGGAATCCTTACGACAGTTGCCGCTACTGAACGCTCTTCTTGTTGAGTTGGCGCAGTTGAATGGCCAGAACCCACACCAGCCCTTGTCTGTTCATCCCAATCTATCTTGGATTTACAGGCCCGCTTCCACGGAGCCTTCAGCTGGGAATTTGAACACACCACGAGAGGCGCAAACAAAATCGCTGAAGAAAACCAGACAGGGGACTAGTCCCCACTTAAAACATTTACATCCCCCCAGATACTGTTCTACACCAGTAGTTAGGCCTGCGTCTGTTAAAGTGAACGACAAACAAGAAGAGGCTTTGATTGAGCGTAAACGCTCCAGTAAAGCTCCTCGGAAGAAGCTTGTATATGGTACAACTAAAACATTCAATCTAAGGCTGAAGCAAATTTCTCCTCTTAAAGTAAAACGGCATGAATGCATGGACTTAATACAGGATGAAACACGGTCAAGGATGGCCAAAGGAAAGGTGATGTCAAGTGATGAGATTGCGAAGTCCAGCAAAAGAAAATCAGTATTAAATCAGAGATCCAGTCTAAATGAGAATGTTGAAACAATGATGCAGAGCGTCACAGTGGGCTCTGCACTACAAGAAACGATTCGCAAACAGAGAACCCCGCATGGGAAAATCCATGGTGAACGAGACCGGGACTCTCCGAGAATTTCAGACAGAGCTTCCCTTTCTGAAAGAGACTTGAAATGTATTCGCATCCCCGGTGTGGCTGGTGACACCGTTTCCCAAAACAAAGACGAAAAGGAGCATCACAGTGAATCCTGTCAAGGCAAATCCCACTGTGAACCTGACAGGCACAGAGAGAACATGGAATCTTCAGGAAGCAGCGGACGCAGCAGCCCCAAATCTTCATTTCCAGACTCCAGCGgggaagaaaaggaggaggcAGACTACGCCGATGACTTTAACAGCCTGGAGCCCAGCGATGCCTACTCCTGCTCCCCTGACCCCGTGAGTAGCCCCGAGCCCTTTAGAGCCAAGACCCCGCGGTCTCCTGTCTGGCCCGAGTCCCGCAACTCTGAAGGTCTGCAGAAGAGAGCGGCCCTCCCTGTGCCCATCAAAGCCCCCAGCTCTCCACAGCGTGCTCTGAGGGGCACGCACATCATCCGACCTCGAACCCACGCCTCGGCGCTCAGCGTCTCCTCCGATGACAGTGACAGAGACGCCGGGTCGGCTTCCTCACAAACCGTACGCTCCAGAAAACAGATGGCAGAGAGTAGTAGAGTGGAAAGGAGCACTGAGAGCGTCATGTCGTCAAGAGGTCAAAGGAGCGGGTCCACCAAGAGCAGCGGTTCTGTTCGAGGATTTTCTGCAGAATCGATATCCTGCTTTGAACCGCAAGAGGTAGAGGAACTGGAGGATGAGCTTGGATCTCTGGATTTCAAAAAGGAGTATCAGCATATCTCTGAGCTAGTGGCCAACAAACTCCCTGGTTACACTATGTAA